The Acidobacteriota bacterium genome includes a region encoding these proteins:
- the umuD gene encoding translesion error-prone DNA polymerase V autoproteolytic subunit, producing MSADPAIAFQTQDSVIQAAFSPALPPVAALQPLEQSPVKVGFASPAESTTQARLNLNDHLLRHPLATFFVKVRGDAMSGAKLFDDALLVIDRAEPAQHGHLVLAVVNGEFCVRRLEISNNRIRLCAAHPGYADIELTAEDQWEIWGRVIYSINQH from the coding sequence GTGTCTGCCGATCCAGCAATTGCGTTTCAGACTCAGGACAGCGTCATTCAAGCGGCTTTTTCACCCGCCCTGCCCCCGGTTGCAGCGCTTCAACCGCTTGAACAAAGTCCGGTCAAAGTTGGTTTCGCCTCGCCTGCCGAAAGCACCACCCAGGCGCGGTTGAATTTGAACGATCATCTGCTGCGCCATCCGCTCGCGACGTTCTTCGTCAAAGTGCGGGGAGATGCGATGAGCGGCGCGAAACTTTTCGACGACGCGCTGCTCGTGATTGACCGCGCGGAACCGGCGCAGCACGGGCATTTGGTCTTGGCGGTCGTGAATGGCGAATTTTGCGTGCGGCGTTTGGAAATCAGCAACAACCGCATACGCCTGTGCGCCGCGCATCCGGGCTATGCCGACATCGAATTGACAGCCGAAGATCAATGGGAAATTTGGGGGCGCGTAATTTACTCTATCAACCAACATTGA
- a CDS encoding gluconate 2-dehydrogenase subunit 3 family protein, which translates to MSEQNNQVTRREALKGLAIGASLPILGQRVLADEHDHSKHGAPGVQAKADTTPKFFKAEQLALVATISEHIIPTDEHSKGAIAAEVPQFIDLMISESNAETKKLWTDGLAAMDTLSQSKNNAPYNKATKEQQIAILTEISKNEMKPTTLEERFFRAIKGMTIDGYYTSKIGIHDELQYKGNTYLKEFKGCTHPEHQG; encoded by the coding sequence ATGTCAGAGCAGAATAACCAAGTGACGCGCCGTGAGGCATTGAAAGGGTTGGCGATTGGCGCGAGTTTGCCAATTCTGGGGCAGCGCGTGCTGGCCGACGAGCACGATCACAGCAAACACGGCGCGCCCGGTGTGCAGGCCAAGGCCGATACGACGCCGAAGTTTTTCAAAGCGGAGCAACTGGCATTGGTGGCAACGATTTCGGAACACATTATTCCGACCGATGAGCATTCCAAAGGCGCGATTGCCGCCGAAGTGCCGCAGTTCATTGACCTGATGATCAGCGAGTCAAACGCCGAAACCAAGAAACTCTGGACGGATGGCCTCGCGGCTATGGACACGCTGAGTCAGTCCAAAAACAATGCGCCTTACAACAAGGCTACCAAAGAGCAGCAGATCGCCATCCTGACCGAGATCAGCAAGAACGAGATGAAACCGACGACACTGGAAGAGCGCTTTTTCCGCGCGATCAAAGGGATGACGATTGACGGCTATTACACCTCGAAGATCGGCATCCACGACGAGTTGCAGTACAAAGGCAACACCTACCTGAAAGAGTTCAAGGGGTGCACGCATCCTGAGCATCAGGGCTAA
- a CDS encoding ribonuclease J — translation MQTGRLEITPLGGLGQFGMNITAFRYDEQMIIVDCGMMFPDEDLLGVDIAIPDMSYIEAHREELVGLVLTHAHEDHVGAIPFLLQSIDLPVYATQFTLGLIEGKLQEFGLLDKVKTHTIGPRQSFKLGPFEIEFVRVSHSLVDCVALAITTPVGVVVHTGDFKVDETPVIGEAIDLKRLNEIGDKGVLALLSDSTNVEREGRTGSEKVVIPALDKIFAETRGRMIVSCFATSIHRLQIVFDLAAEHGRSVALLGRSMLRVTEVAERSGYLDIDDGQLVSPAQARKMHPDEVVLLVTGSQGEPMSALARMSVDQHRDASVTEGDTVVLSARQIPGNEKSISRMMNHLFKRGAHVIDSSIARIHVSGHGREGDLKIMYDAVRPKFLIPIHGETRQLYRHAEAARRWGVARDRIVLAESGDVIGLDEDSAGVVEKITVGRTLIDDSGSGRIDELVLRDRKHLAYDGIVLPIVAINKASGELESAPEVIQRGLALGEEGDAFLHRARAIVGTTISNATHEERVDWAVIKEKIRLELKRYIQKETGRRPMIIPVVLEI, via the coding sequence ATGCAAACAGGCAGACTCGAAATTACCCCACTCGGCGGACTCGGACAATTCGGCATGAACATAACGGCCTTCCGTTATGACGAGCAGATGATCATCGTGGATTGCGGGATGATGTTCCCCGACGAAGACCTGCTCGGCGTGGACATCGCCATCCCCGACATGAGCTACATCGAAGCCCACCGCGAAGAACTGGTCGGCCTCGTCCTCACCCACGCGCACGAAGACCACGTTGGCGCGATCCCGTTTTTACTGCAATCCATTGATCTGCCGGTTTACGCCACCCAATTCACGCTGGGCTTGATCGAGGGCAAGCTGCAAGAGTTTGGGCTGCTCGACAAAGTTAAGACGCACACCATCGGCCCGCGCCAGTCGTTCAAGCTAGGGCCGTTCGAGATCGAATTCGTGCGCGTCTCGCATTCGCTGGTGGATTGCGTCGCGCTGGCGATCACCACACCCGTCGGCGTTGTCGTCCACACCGGCGATTTCAAGGTGGACGAGACGCCAGTGATTGGCGAGGCGATTGACCTGAAACGGTTGAATGAAATTGGCGACAAAGGCGTGCTGGCACTGCTCTCGGATTCGACCAACGTCGAACGCGAAGGCCGCACCGGCTCCGAAAAGGTCGTGATCCCGGCGCTCGACAAAATCTTCGCCGAGACGCGCGGGCGCATGATCGTCTCGTGTTTTGCGACCAGCATTCACCGCTTGCAGATCGTGTTTGACCTGGCGGCGGAGCACGGGCGTTCCGTCGCGCTGCTGGGCCGCAGCATGTTGCGCGTGACCGAGGTCGCCGAGCGCAGCGGCTATCTGGACATTGACGACGGCCAACTGGTCAGCCCCGCGCAGGCGCGCAAGATGCATCCTGATGAGGTCGTCTTGCTGGTGACCGGCAGCCAGGGTGAGCCGATGTCGGCGCTCGCGCGCATGTCCGTGGATCAGCACCGCGATGCTAGCGTGACCGAAGGCGACACCGTGGTGTTATCGGCGCGCCAGATTCCGGGCAATGAAAAATCCATCTCGCGCATGATGAATCATCTGTTCAAACGCGGCGCGCACGTGATTGATTCCAGCATCGCGCGCATCCACGTCAGCGGCCACGGGCGCGAAGGCGATTTGAAAATCATGTATGACGCCGTGCGCCCCAAATTCCTCATCCCGATTCACGGCGAGACGCGCCAACTCTATCGCCACGCCGAAGCCGCGCGCCGTTGGGGCGTCGCGCGCGACCGCATCGTGCTGGCCGAGAGCGGCGACGTGATCGGCCTGGATGAAGACAGCGCCGGGGTCGTAGAGAAAATCACCGTCGGGCGCACGCTGATTGACGATTCGGGTTCGGGGCGGATTGATGAACTGGTGCTGCGCGACCGCAAGCATCTGGCCTACGACGGCATCGTGCTGCCCATCGTGGCGATCAACAAGGCCTCGGGCGAATTGGAGTCGGCGCCCGAAGTGATCCAGCGCGGTTTGGCCTTGGGCGAAGAGGGCGATGCTTTCCTGCACCGCGCCCGTGCCATCGTCGGCACGACCATCAGCAACGCGACACACGAAGAGCGCGTGGATTGGGCCGTCATCAAAGAGAAAATTCGGCTGGAACTGAAACGCTACATTCAGAAAGAGACGGGCCGCCGTCCGATGATCATCCCGGTTGTGCTGGAAATTTGA
- a CDS encoding TIR domain-containing protein, which translates to MWVRYGRDNHLLSNRTSVQVCGLSLAQQPRKPAVERLAQKLKRAELEPWFDKWCLTPDGDWQEELAAGVRTSSACAVFIGPTGIGSWEDLEYQLATDRMAKARSFCVFLVLLPSLAEPFDTSTLPPFLSLRTWIDLRKGLDDTRAFQSLLHAIKGLPLGPERAIEPRNDVCPYRGLQIFDEQHAEFFFGRDSDIQRLVEKLKSTRFIAVLGPSGSGKSSLVRAGLIPAIRKG; encoded by the coding sequence CTGTGGGTAAGGTATGGCCGAGATAATCACCTCCTCAGCAACAGAACCTCAGTCCAAGTTTGCGGTCTTTCTCTCGCACAACAGCCGCGAAAACCGGCGGTCGAGCGCCTTGCCCAAAAGCTCAAGCGCGCGGAGTTGGAGCCGTGGTTCGACAAGTGGTGCCTCACACCCGACGGCGATTGGCAGGAAGAACTCGCCGCCGGAGTGCGCACTTCATCTGCCTGTGCAGTATTCATCGGCCCAACCGGCATCGGCAGTTGGGAAGATTTGGAGTACCAGCTAGCAACCGACCGGATGGCGAAGGCTCGCAGCTTCTGCGTCTTTTTGGTACTCCTGCCAAGCTTGGCTGAACCGTTTGATACAAGCACTTTGCCGCCATTCTTGAGCCTGCGTACCTGGATTGACTTGCGCAAAGGCTTGGATGACACACGCGCCTTTCAATCGCTCCTCCACGCAATCAAAGGTCTGCCGCTCGGCCCCGAACGAGCCATCGAACCGCGCAACGATGTCTGCCCGTATCGCGGCCTGCAAATCTTTGATGAACAGCACGCGGAATTTTTCTTCGGGCGCGATAGCGATATTCAACGGCTTGTCGAGAAGTTGAAAAGTACCCGCTTCATTGCCGTACTCGGCCCATCAGGGAGCGGCAAATCTTCGCTCGTGCGAGCCGGTCTAATTCCTGCCATCCGCAAAGGATAA